One genomic window of Evansella cellulosilytica DSM 2522 includes the following:
- a CDS encoding YqzL family protein, with protein sequence MMDLTWKVFSMSGNIDSYLLYKEFERDSFNLDESNEELVSEEVNPPTH encoded by the coding sequence ATGATGGACTTAACTTGGAAGGTCTTCTCCATGTCAGGCAATATCGATTCATACTTATTGTATAAGGAATTTGAACGAGATAGCTTTAATTTGGATGAAAGCAATGAGGAGTTAGTGTCAGAAGAAGTAAATCCTCCAACCCATTAG
- the recO gene encoding DNA repair protein RecO, protein MLQKVEGLVIRTNDYGETNKIVTIFTRENGKIALMARGAKRPKSRFASSAQIFVYGIFIYQSSTGIGTLSQSDVIDSFRDVRSDLKLTAHGAYIVELIDRLTEDRERNPFLFELLYQTFQFLNEGLDPEILTRIFETKMLHVAGVTPVLTQCTSCGSESEFYVFSMKQAGLLCGRCQYEDPNHIKVNIAVIKLLRLFQQLDIQRLGKVNVKQETKKQLKEILSYYYDEFVGIHLKSKRFLDQVDRLYPN, encoded by the coding sequence GTGCTTCAAAAAGTTGAAGGGTTAGTTATTCGAACGAACGATTATGGTGAAACAAATAAGATTGTAACGATATTTACTAGAGAAAATGGAAAAATCGCATTAATGGCACGAGGTGCAAAACGGCCCAAAAGCCGCTTTGCCTCAAGTGCCCAAATATTTGTATACGGTATTTTTATTTACCAAAGCTCCACTGGTATAGGAACATTAAGTCAATCAGATGTGATTGATTCTTTTCGTGATGTAAGAAGTGATTTAAAGTTAACGGCTCACGGAGCGTATATCGTCGAGTTAATCGATAGACTTACTGAAGATCGTGAGCGAAATCCTTTTCTATTTGAGCTACTTTATCAAACATTTCAATTTTTAAATGAAGGATTAGACCCGGAAATTCTTACTAGAATTTTTGAAACAAAAATGCTGCATGTTGCTGGTGTAACCCCTGTGTTAACACAATGCACGAGCTGTGGAAGTGAATCTGAATTCTATGTTTTTTCAATGAAACAAGCTGGTCTTTTATGTGGACGTTGTCAATATGAGGATCCAAACCATATTAAAGTAAATATAGCTGTTATTAAACTATTAAGACTATTTCAACAGTTAGATATTCAGCGTCTAGGCAAAGTCAATGTGAAGCAGGAAACAAAAAAACAGTTAAAGGAAATATTGTCCTATTATTATGATGAGTTTGTCGGTATTCATTTGAAGTCAAAACGTTTTCTAGACCAAGTAGATCGCTTGTACCCTAATTAA
- the era gene encoding GTPase Era, whose translation MQKKSGFVALIGRPNVGKSTLLNEVLGQKIAIMSDKAQTTRNRIQGVYTEDRGQVIFIDTPGIHKPKHRLGDFMMKIAQTTLKEVDAILFLVDAKEGRGKGDEFIMEKLKHVTTPIFLIVNKIDEVHPDELFLLIDDYRKRFEFTEVIPISALYGNNVETLLDQVFKYLDEGPQYYSEDIVTDHPERFLMAEMIREKVLHLTHEEVPHSIAVEIEQIKRRENETVYVGAVIVVERSSQKGIVIGKQGKLLKEIGQKAREDIQKLLGSKVFLELWVRIEKDWRNKPKYLKEYGYREDEY comes from the coding sequence AAAAATAGCGATCATGAGCGATAAGGCACAAACAACTCGAAATAGAATTCAAGGAGTATATACAGAAGATAGAGGACAAGTAATCTTTATCGATACCCCTGGCATTCATAAACCAAAGCATAGACTTGGTGACTTCATGATGAAAATCGCTCAAACAACTTTAAAAGAAGTTGATGCGATTCTTTTTTTAGTGGACGCAAAAGAGGGGCGCGGTAAAGGCGATGAGTTTATTATGGAAAAGCTAAAGCATGTAACTACTCCCATTTTTCTTATAGTAAATAAAATTGATGAAGTGCATCCTGACGAGCTTTTTCTCCTTATCGATGATTATCGTAAAAGATTCGAATTTACCGAAGTGATTCCGATATCAGCACTGTACGGAAATAATGTTGAAACATTGCTAGATCAAGTGTTTAAGTATTTAGATGAAGGACCACAATATTATTCTGAAGACATAGTGACTGATCATCCAGAGCGGTTTTTAATGGCTGAAATGATTCGAGAAAAGGTGTTGCATTTAACTCACGAGGAAGTACCACATTCCATTGCCGTTGAAATAGAACAAATAAAGCGTCGAGAAAATGAAACAGTGTATGTAGGTGCTGTAATTGTAGTAGAAAGAAGCTCCCAAAAGGGAATTGTTATTGGTAAACAAGGGAAATTGCTGAAGGAAATCGGCCAAAAGGCTCGGGAAGATATTCAAAAATTATTAGGTTCTAAAGTGTTTTTAGAGCTATGGGTGCGGATAGAAAAGGATTGGAGAAACAAGCCGAAATATTTGAAAGAATACGGCTATAGAGAGGATGAGTATTAA